A single genomic interval of Streptomyces sp. NBC_00663 harbors:
- a CDS encoding RtcB family protein gives MSYVEMPGAKVPIRMWTDPASVEEGALQQLRNVATLPWIKGLAVMPDVHYGKGATVGSVIAMQGAVCPAAVGVDIGCGMSAVKTSLTANDLPGDLSRLRSKIEQAIPVGRGMHDSPVEPGRFHGLATGGWDDFWGRFDGVADAVKFREERAAKQMGTLGSGNHFCEVCIDVSGSVWLMLHSGSRNIGKELAEHHIGIAQKLPHNQGLVDRDLAVFVADTPQMAAYQNDLYWAQEYAKYNRTIMMALLKDVIRKEFKKARPTFEPEISCHHNYVSRERYEGMDLLVTRKGAIRAGSGEYGIIPGSMGTGSYIVKGLGNEKAFNSASHGAGRRMSRNAAKRRFSTKDLEEQTRGVECRKDSGVVDEIPGAYKPIEQVIDQQRDLVEVVAKLKQVVCVKG, from the coding sequence ATGTCGTACGTGGAAATGCCGGGCGCGAAGGTTCCCATCCGTATGTGGACCGACCCGGCGTCGGTGGAGGAGGGTGCGCTCCAGCAGCTGCGGAACGTCGCGACCCTGCCGTGGATCAAGGGCCTGGCGGTCATGCCGGACGTCCACTACGGGAAGGGTGCGACGGTCGGGTCCGTCATCGCGATGCAGGGGGCCGTGTGCCCGGCCGCGGTCGGGGTGGACATCGGGTGCGGGATGTCGGCGGTGAAGACGTCCCTCACGGCGAATGATCTGCCGGGGGATCTGTCGCGGCTGCGATCGAAGATCGAGCAGGCCATTCCGGTGGGGCGGGGGATGCATGACAGTCCCGTGGAGCCGGGGCGGTTCCATGGGCTGGCCACCGGGGGGTGGGACGACTTCTGGGGGCGGTTCGACGGGGTCGCTGACGCGGTGAAGTTCCGGGAGGAGCGGGCCGCGAAGCAGATGGGCACACTCGGCTCCGGAAATCACTTCTGCGAAGTATGCATAGATGTGTCCGGTTCGGTGTGGCTCATGCTGCATTCCGGTTCCCGCAACATCGGTAAGGAACTGGCCGAGCACCACATCGGCATCGCCCAGAAGCTCCCGCACAACCAGGGCCTGGTCGACCGTGACCTCGCCGTCTTCGTGGCGGACACCCCGCAGATGGCGGCGTACCAGAACGACCTCTACTGGGCTCAGGAGTACGCGAAGTACAACCGCACGATCATGATGGCGCTCCTCAAGGACGTGATCCGCAAGGAGTTCAAGAAGGCCAGGCCGACCTTCGAGCCCGAGATCAGTTGCCATCACAACTATGTGAGCCGCGAGCGCTACGAGGGCATGGACTTGCTCGTCACCCGCAAGGGCGCGATCCGGGCCGGTTCCGGCGAGTACGGGATCATCCCGGGCTCGATGGGGACGGGTTCGTACATCGTGAAGGGTCTCGGCAACGAGAAGGCCTTCAACTCGGCCTCGCACGGCGCGGGTCGGCGCATGAGCCGGAACGCCGCGAAGCGGCGCTTCTCCACGAAGGACCTGGAGGAGCAGACGCGGGGCGTGGAGTGCCGTAAGGACTCCGGCGTCGTGGACGAGATCCCGGGCGCCTACAAGCCGATCGAGCAGGTCATCGACCAGCAGCGGGACCTCGTGGAGGTCGTCGCGAAGCTGAAGCAGGTCGTCTGCGTCAAGGGCTGA
- a CDS encoding DUF3558 domain-containing protein: protein MQRKAYVPGVAALLVALLAAGCTSGSDTGGTDDNSNPGDVGTASAVAEPGRYRTLPEPCRAVGQDTLDALLPGIQQLTDEDQQTKAYEGTPTTTFDTDRKVGCQWKVESADATDHLLVDLERVVSYDNSVSDDSQAQALFAEQQTAAHLPEPSESAVSDVSSSATPSDDASASPSPSSSSSSSSAPSDGSTSADLQPRALDDLGEEAFLNDVVSSSGSTAQQRTVTVVFRTSNVIVTVEYEEQPTTVGTAPDSKEMQDRARNLASELADALAG, encoded by the coding sequence GTGCAGCGGAAGGCGTACGTACCCGGCGTCGCGGCCCTCCTCGTGGCGCTGCTCGCCGCCGGCTGCACCAGCGGTTCGGACACCGGCGGCACGGACGACAACTCCAACCCGGGCGACGTCGGCACCGCCTCCGCCGTGGCCGAGCCCGGCCGGTACCGCACGCTCCCGGAGCCCTGTCGCGCGGTCGGCCAGGACACCCTCGACGCCCTCCTCCCCGGCATCCAGCAGCTCACGGACGAGGACCAGCAGACGAAGGCGTACGAGGGCACCCCGACGACCACCTTCGACACGGACCGCAAGGTCGGCTGCCAGTGGAAGGTGGAGTCGGCCGACGCCACCGACCATCTCCTCGTCGACCTGGAGCGTGTCGTGTCGTACGACAACTCCGTCAGCGACGACAGCCAGGCGCAGGCGCTGTTCGCGGAGCAGCAGACGGCGGCGCACCTCCCGGAGCCGTCCGAGTCGGCGGTGTCGGACGTGAGTTCCTCGGCGACGCCGAGCGACGACGCCTCGGCCTCCCCCTCCCCTTCCTCCTCTTCCTCCTCTTCTTCCGCCCCCTCCGACGGGTCCACGTCGGCCGATCTCCAGCCCCGTGCCCTCGATGACCTGGGCGAGGAGGCATTCCTGAACGACGTGGTGAGCAGTTCGGGTTCGACGGCCCAGCAGCGCACGGTGACTGTGGTGTTCCGCACGTCCAACGTCATCGTGACGGTCGAGTACGAGGAGCAGCCGACGACGGTCGGGACCGCCCCGGACAGCAAGGAAATGCAGGACAGGGCGAGGAATCTGGCCTCCGAGCTGGCGGACGCGCTGGCGGGCTGA
- a CDS encoding DUF3558 domain-containing protein gives MSEGTMQRAAAQSDQRDPRTKRAHRVLLGAAAVPLMLVATACSSDSGSSADDNAAGSGSSGSETSASVSASPTVQAAAYKSLPDACDTLAKGTLGDLVPKAPKSGKQGKSDDIATRGSCSWSSLDNNGVKGSQFRWLNVSLLRFDSDATRGEGDKLAQEYFDKQVQDAQAVDGAKNAKTEPVTGTGDQATLVRYDLKKKEGAFKQQTLVTRVENVVVTLDYNGAGLAGEKTPSADSLAKLVKSAAKEAVASVTKANTGGGGAGTTSPSPSASKSASKSASKSPSKSASPSASPSKSAAKKS, from the coding sequence ATGAGTGAAGGAACCATGCAGCGAGCAGCAGCACAGAGCGACCAGCGTGACCCGCGAACGAAGCGCGCCCACCGGGTGCTTCTCGGCGCAGCCGCCGTCCCCCTGATGCTGGTGGCCACGGCCTGTTCCTCGGACTCCGGCTCATCGGCGGACGACAACGCCGCCGGCAGCGGCAGCAGCGGCTCCGAGACCTCCGCGTCGGTCAGCGCGTCGCCGACCGTGCAGGCGGCGGCGTACAAGTCGCTTCCGGACGCGTGCGACACCCTGGCGAAGGGCACGCTCGGTGACCTCGTCCCGAAGGCGCCCAAGTCCGGCAAGCAGGGCAAGTCCGACGACATCGCCACGCGGGGCAGCTGCTCCTGGTCGAGCCTCGACAACAACGGCGTCAAGGGCTCCCAGTTCCGCTGGCTGAACGTCTCCCTCCTCCGCTTCGACTCCGATGCCACGCGCGGCGAGGGCGACAAGCTGGCGCAGGAGTACTTCGACAAGCAGGTCCAGGACGCCCAGGCGGTGGACGGCGCGAAGAACGCGAAGACGGAGCCGGTGACGGGCACGGGCGATCAGGCCACGCTGGTCCGTTACGACCTGAAGAAGAAGGAAGGCGCCTTCAAGCAGCAGACGCTGGTCACGCGCGTCGAGAACGTCGTCGTCACCCTCGACTACAACGGCGCGGGCCTGGCCGGTGAGAAGACGCCGAGCGCCGACTCCCTCGCGAAGCTGGTGAAGTCGGCCGCGAAGGAGGCGGTGGCGTCGGTGACGAAGGCGAACACGGGCGGCGGTGGCGCCGGTACGACCAGCCCCTCCCCGTCCGCGTCGAAGTCGGCGTCGAAGTCGGCCTCGAAGTCGCCGTCCAAGTCCGCCTCTCCCTCCGCATCTCCGTCCAAGTCGGCCGCGAAGAAGAGCTGA
- a CDS encoding DUF2637 domain-containing protein, translated as MQLTRMHRVLIGVVVFGAVIIAGIGFAGSYAAVRELAIKKGFGNFSYVFPIGIDAGICVLLALDLLLTWIRIPFPLLRQTAWLLTIATIAFNGAAAWPDPLGVGMHAVIPVLFVVAVEAARHAIGRIADITADKHMEGVRLTRWLLSPIPTFLLWRRMKLWELRSYEQVIKLEQDRLVYQARLHSRFGRAWRRKAPVESLMPLRLARYGVPLAKTAPAGLAAAGIEPVLLPPAPQPEPVADLTAGSRAAGAAPGPQMAAPPGGQRLELDGNPHPEQPVPEPTPEESPWFNVPQQIEYQGGYDPSYDPQQQYEQWYEEQLQAEQYQQQQQPVYDEPSPEETGSFPIPVTPQRTRELGEGGGSPEPDEESYYQVFKKSIGGTGYPTPREFSENVEAEFSLTLPPDEAKRMVNRFTNRYNAELEEDHIA; from the coding sequence ATGCAGCTGACTCGGATGCACCGCGTTCTCATCGGCGTGGTCGTGTTCGGCGCAGTGATCATCGCCGGCATCGGCTTCGCGGGTTCGTACGCCGCAGTCCGCGAACTCGCCATCAAAAAGGGCTTCGGGAACTTCAGTTACGTCTTCCCGATCGGCATCGACGCGGGCATCTGTGTCCTGCTGGCCCTGGATCTGCTGCTGACCTGGATCCGCATCCCCTTCCCGCTGCTCCGCCAGACGGCGTGGCTGCTCACGATCGCCACGATCGCCTTCAACGGCGCGGCGGCCTGGCCGGACCCGCTGGGCGTCGGCATGCACGCGGTGATCCCGGTCCTCTTCGTGGTGGCCGTCGAGGCCGCCCGCCACGCGATCGGCCGCATCGCCGACATCACGGCGGACAAGCACATGGAGGGCGTCCGCCTCACCCGCTGGCTGCTCTCGCCGATCCCCACCTTCCTCCTGTGGCGCCGTATGAAGCTGTGGGAGCTGCGCTCCTACGAGCAGGTCATCAAGCTGGAACAGGACCGCCTGGTCTACCAGGCCCGCCTCCACTCCCGCTTCGGCCGCGCCTGGCGCCGCAAGGCCCCGGTGGAGTCCCTGATGCCGCTGCGCCTGGCCCGCTACGGCGTCCCCCTGGCGAAAACGGCGCCGGCGGGTCTGGCGGCAGCGGGCATCGAGCCGGTGCTCCTGCCTCCGGCGCCACAGCCTGAACCGGTCGCCGACCTGACCGCGGGCAGTCGTGCCGCTGGAGCGGCGCCCGGCCCACAGATGGCGGCACCCCCCGGCGGGCAACGCCTGGAGCTGGACGGCAACCCCCACCCGGAGCAGCCGGTCCCCGAGCCCACCCCCGAAGAGAGCCCCTGGTTCAACGTCCCCCAGCAGATCGAGTACCAGGGCGGCTACGACCCCAGCTACGACCCGCAGCAGCAGTACGAGCAGTGGTACGAGGAACAGCTCCAGGCCGAGCAGTACCAGCAACAGCAGCAGCCGGTCTACGACGAGCCCTCCCCGGAGGAGACCGGCAGCTTCCCCATCCCGGTGACCCCCCAGCGCACCCGCGAACTCGGCGAGGGCGGCGGCAGCCCGGAGCCGGACGAGGAGTCGTACTACCAGGTCTTCAAGAAGTCGATAGGCGGCACCGGCTACCCGACCCCGCGTGAGTTCAGCGAGAACGTCGAGGCCGAGTTCAGCCTCACCCTCCCGCCGGACGAGGCCAAGCGCATGGTCAACCGCTTCACGAACCGCTACAACGCGGAACTGGAAGAGGACCACATCGCGTAA
- the lysS gene encoding lysine--tRNA ligase, with translation MAQSTETTDWVSRFADEVIEESERRAPGKPVVVASGLSPSGPIHLGNLREVMTPHLVADEIRRRGHQVRHLISWDDYDRYRKVPQGIAGVDDSWAQHIGKPLTSVPAPKGSSYPNWAEHFKAAMVDALAELGVEFDGISQTAQYTAGTYREQILHAMKHRADIDAILAQYRTKKAPAKKQQQKPLDEAELEAAEGSGAAGEDDGSAGSGGYFPYKPFCGNCEKDLTTVTSYDDATTELSYTCNECGFAETVRLNEFNRGKLVWKVDWPMRWAYEGVVFEPSGVDHSSPGSSFQVGGQIVGIFGGKQPIGPMYAFVGISGMAKMSSSRGGVPTPGDALQIMEPQILRWLYARRRPNQSFKIAFDQEIQRLYDEWDKLDAKVAEGAALPADVAAHSRAVRTAGGELPRTARPLPYRTLASVADITAGHEDQALRILSELDPSDPPASLDEVRPRYDKAEAWINTHVPADQRTIVRDEPDAELLKSLDEASRESLRLLLAGLAENWSLDGLTHLVYGVPKVQAGFPADATPKELPAEIKTAQRTFFALLYHLLVGRDTGPRLPTLLLAVGQERVRSLLGE, from the coding sequence GTGGCTCAGAGCACCGAGACCACCGACTGGGTCTCCCGTTTCGCGGATGAGGTCATCGAGGAGTCGGAGCGTCGGGCCCCGGGCAAACCGGTCGTCGTCGCATCCGGGCTGTCACCCTCGGGGCCGATCCACCTGGGGAACCTGCGCGAGGTCATGACCCCGCATCTGGTCGCCGACGAGATCCGCCGCCGTGGTCACCAGGTACGGCACCTGATCTCCTGGGACGACTACGACCGCTACCGCAAGGTGCCCCAGGGCATCGCCGGGGTCGACGACTCGTGGGCCCAGCACATCGGCAAGCCGCTGACCTCCGTGCCGGCGCCGAAGGGCTCGTCGTACCCGAACTGGGCCGAGCACTTCAAGGCCGCCATGGTCGACGCGCTCGCCGAGCTGGGCGTCGAGTTCGACGGCATCAGCCAGACCGCGCAGTACACCGCGGGGACGTATCGCGAGCAGATCCTGCACGCCATGAAGCACCGCGCCGACATCGACGCGATCCTCGCCCAGTACCGGACGAAGAAGGCCCCCGCCAAGAAGCAGCAGCAGAAGCCTCTCGACGAGGCCGAGCTGGAGGCCGCCGAGGGGTCGGGTGCGGCCGGTGAGGACGACGGGTCCGCCGGCTCCGGCGGGTACTTCCCGTACAAGCCGTTCTGCGGCAACTGCGAGAAGGACCTGACGACGGTCACCTCGTACGACGACGCCACCACCGAGCTGTCGTACACCTGCAACGAGTGCGGCTTCGCCGAGACCGTGCGGCTCAACGAGTTCAACCGCGGCAAGCTGGTCTGGAAGGTCGACTGGCCGATGCGGTGGGCGTACGAGGGGGTCGTCTTCGAGCCGAGCGGTGTCGACCACTCGTCTCCCGGGTCCTCCTTCCAGGTCGGCGGGCAGATCGTCGGGATCTTCGGCGGCAAGCAGCCCATCGGGCCCATGTACGCCTTCGTCGGCATCAGCGGCATGGCCAAGATGTCGTCCTCGCGGGGCGGGGTCCCGACGCCCGGTGACGCGCTCCAGATCATGGAGCCGCAGATCCTGCGCTGGCTGTACGCCCGCCGCCGTCCCAACCAGTCCTTCAAGATCGCCTTCGACCAGGAGATCCAGCGGCTCTACGACGAGTGGGACAAGCTCGACGCCAAGGTGGCGGAGGGGGCCGCTCTCCCCGCCGACGTCGCCGCGCACTCCCGTGCGGTGCGGACGGCGGGCGGGGAGCTGCCGCGTACGGCGCGTCCGCTGCCGTACCGGACGCTCGCGTCCGTCGCCGACATCACCGCCGGGCACGAGGACCAGGCGCTGCGGATCCTGAGCGAGCTGGATCCGTCCGACCCGCCGGCGTCCCTGGACGAGGTCCGTCCCCGCTACGACAAGGCCGAGGCCTGGATCAACACGCACGTCCCCGCCGACCAGCGGACCATCGTGCGCGACGAGCCCGACGCCGAGCTGCTGAAGTCCCTCGACGAGGCGTCCCGGGAATCCCTGCGGCTGCTCCTGGCGGGCCTTGCGGAGAACTGGTCGCTCGACGGGCTGACCCACCTCGTGTACGGGGTGCCGAAGGTGCAGGCCGGGTTCCCCGCCGACGCCACGCCCAAGGAGCTGCCGGCCGAGATCAAGACGGCCCAGCGGACGTTCTTCGCGCTGCTCTACCACCTGCTGGTCGGCCGTGACACCGGTCCGCGGCTGCCCACGCTGCTGCTGGCGGTGGGCCAGGAGCGGGTGCGGAGCCTGCTCGGCGAGTAA
- the argS gene encoding arginine--tRNA ligase — translation MAPVQSLSASVQQQLASALSATLPEAGDVDPLLRRSDRADYQANGILALAKKAKANPRELATQVVAHITTGDLIKDVEVSGPGFLNITISDKAITETLAARAADGDRLGVPVKDQPGITVIDYAQPNVAKEMHVGHLRSAVIGDALRGMLDFTGEQTIGRHHIGDWGTQFGMLIQYLIENPAELSAETDTDGEQAMSNLNRVYKASRAVFDSDEAFKERARKRVVALQSGDKETLDLWQRFVDESKVYFYSVFEKLDMEIRDDEIVGESAYNDGMPETARMLEEMGVAVRSEGALVVFFEEIRGKDDKPVPLIVQKADGGFGYAASDLTAIRNRVVDLHATALLYVVDVRQSLHFKMVFEAARRAGWLTDEVTAHNMAYGTVLGADGKPFKTREGETVKLEDLLDEAVQRAAEVVREKALDLSEAEIQERAAQVGIGAVKYADLSTSANRDYKFDLDQMVSLNGDTSVYIQYAYARIQSILRKAEAVAPAAHPELELHAAERALGLHLDAFGDTVFEAAAEYAPHKLSAYLYQLASLYTSFYDKCPVLKADTEEQKENRLFLCDLTARTLHQGMALLGIRTPERL, via the coding sequence ATGGCCCCGGTCCAGTCCCTCAGCGCCTCCGTCCAGCAGCAGCTCGCGTCCGCCCTCTCGGCCACCCTGCCGGAGGCCGGCGACGTCGACCCGCTGCTCCGACGTAGCGACCGGGCGGACTACCAGGCGAACGGCATCCTCGCCCTCGCCAAGAAGGCCAAGGCCAACCCCCGGGAGCTGGCCACCCAGGTCGTCGCGCACATCACCACCGGTGACCTGATCAAGGACGTCGAGGTCTCCGGCCCCGGCTTCCTGAACATCACGATCTCCGACAAGGCGATCACGGAGACCCTCGCGGCCCGTGCCGCCGACGGCGACCGTCTCGGCGTCCCCGTCAAGGACCAGCCCGGCATCACGGTCATCGACTACGCCCAGCCGAACGTGGCCAAGGAGATGCACGTCGGCCATCTGCGCTCCGCGGTGATCGGCGACGCCCTGCGCGGCATGCTCGACTTCACCGGCGAGCAGACGATCGGCCGGCACCACATCGGCGACTGGGGCACCCAGTTCGGCATGCTCATCCAGTACCTGATCGAGAACCCGGCAGAACTGTCCGCGGAGACCGACACGGACGGCGAGCAGGCCATGTCGAACCTGAACCGGGTCTACAAGGCGTCGCGCGCGGTCTTCGACTCCGACGAAGCCTTCAAGGAGCGCGCCCGCAAGCGGGTCGTCGCCCTCCAGTCCGGCGACAAGGAAACGCTCGACCTGTGGCAGCGGTTCGTGGACGAGTCGAAGGTCTACTTCTACTCCGTCTTCGAGAAGCTCGACATGGAGATCCGGGACGACGAGATCGTCGGTGAGTCGGCGTACAACGACGGCATGCCGGAGACCGCCCGCATGCTGGAGGAGATGGGCGTCGCGGTGCGCTCCGAGGGTGCGCTCGTCGTGTTCTTCGAGGAGATCCGCGGCAAGGACGACAAGCCGGTCCCGCTGATCGTGCAGAAGGCGGACGGCGGCTTCGGCTACGCGGCCTCCGACCTGACGGCGATCCGCAACCGTGTCGTCGACCTGCACGCGACCGCGCTGCTCTACGTCGTGGACGTGCGTCAGTCCCTGCACTTCAAGATGGTCTTCGAGGCGGCGCGTCGCGCGGGCTGGCTGACCGACGAGGTCACCGCGCACAACATGGCCTACGGCACGGTGCTGGGCGCGGACGGCAAGCCGTTCAAGACGCGTGAGGGCGAGACGGTCAAGCTGGAGGACCTGCTCGACGAGGCGGTGCAGCGGGCGGCCGAGGTCGTACGGGAGAAGGCGCTGGATCTCAGCGAGGCCGAGATCCAGGAGCGGGCGGCGCAGGTCGGCATCGGCGCCGTGAAGTACGCGGACCTGTCGACGTCGGCGAACCGGGACTACAAGTTCGACCTGGACCAGATGGTGTCGCTCAACGGCGACACGTCGGTGTACATCCAGTACGCGTACGCCCGTATCCAGTCGATCCTGCGCAAGGCGGAGGCCGTGGCACCCGCCGCGCACCCGGAGCTCGAACTGCACGCGGCGGAGCGGGCGTTGGGTCTTCACCTGGACGCGTTCGGGGACACGGTCTTCGAGGCGGCGGCGGAGTACGCCCCGCACAAGCTGTCCGCGTACCTCTACCAGCTGGCATCGCTGTACACGTCGTTCTACGACAAGTGCCCGGTGCTGAAGGCGGACACGGAGGAGCAGAAGGAGAACCGCCTCTTCCTCTGCGACCTCACCGCCCGCACCCTCCACCAGGGCATGGCGCTCCTGGGCATCAGGACGCCTGAGCGCCTCTAG
- a CDS encoding ATP-binding protein: protein MIESSQLPVQRDQFYRRDRRSVAAARLFARWSLVYWGLGAWERADDLSLCVSELATNALLHGAPPGRGFLLRVRYDGDVLRVEVHDSGGGEPCVPEYADEGGRGLFLVAALADKWGVGQRDPGKVVWCEFVHPAGSPSG from the coding sequence GTGATTGAGTCAAGCCAACTCCCCGTCCAGCGCGACCAGTTCTATCGGCGCGACCGCCGCTCCGTGGCCGCCGCCAGGCTGTTCGCGCGGTGGTCGCTCGTCTACTGGGGGTTGGGCGCGTGGGAACGGGCCGATGATCTGTCGCTCTGTGTCAGCGAGCTGGCCACCAACGCCCTCCTCCACGGCGCCCCGCCCGGACGCGGGTTCCTGCTGCGGGTGCGGTACGACGGCGACGTACTGCGGGTGGAGGTGCACGACAGCGGAGGCGGGGAGCCATGCGTTCCGGAGTACGCCGACGAGGGCGGGCGCGGGCTGTTTCTCGTGGCCGCGCTCGCCGACAAGTGGGGGGTGGGGCAGCGGGACCCCGGCAAGGTGGTGTGGTGCGAGTTCGTCCACCCTGCCGGGAGCCCGTCTGGCTAG
- a CDS encoding helix-turn-helix domain-containing protein yields the protein MSAKKPPRPKNLTSMKMLGKQLGAARRAMGFTQAALAQLVQVDEETIASIEQGRRALKPDLAALLDEVLQTKGMLAAGVANLPEIDQFPMWAELYMEHEREAIALSWYDNAIVPGLLQTEAYARALLASRIPAYDSDELETKVAARISRREILHRKVPPTLSFVVWEPALLMPTGGPEVHLEQLSFLRECSELPCASLQVLPLNRPYHAGDAGPFILVETPDHQHLAYTESQRGSQWVSDPNEVSILARKYAMLRTQALTIEDSRRLLDRLLGEP from the coding sequence ATGAGCGCGAAGAAGCCGCCGCGGCCGAAGAACCTGACCTCGATGAAGATGCTGGGCAAGCAACTCGGCGCGGCTCGCCGCGCGATGGGCTTCACCCAGGCTGCCCTGGCCCAGCTGGTCCAGGTCGACGAGGAGACGATCGCGTCGATCGAGCAGGGCAGGAGGGCGCTGAAACCGGACCTGGCGGCCCTGCTGGACGAGGTCCTCCAGACCAAGGGAATGCTGGCGGCGGGGGTGGCGAACCTGCCGGAGATCGACCAGTTCCCGATGTGGGCGGAGCTGTACATGGAGCATGAGCGGGAGGCGATCGCGTTGTCCTGGTACGACAACGCCATCGTTCCCGGCCTGCTGCAAACCGAGGCCTACGCCCGCGCTCTGCTGGCCAGCCGCATCCCGGCCTACGACTCGGATGAGCTGGAGACCAAGGTCGCAGCGCGCATCAGCCGTCGAGAGATCCTGCACCGCAAAGTTCCACCGACCCTCAGCTTCGTCGTCTGGGAGCCCGCGCTCCTCATGCCCACCGGAGGACCCGAAGTCCACCTTGAGCAGCTCAGCTTCCTGCGCGAATGCTCCGAACTCCCCTGCGCCTCGCTCCAGGTCCTGCCGCTCAACCGCCCCTATCACGCGGGGGACGCCGGGCCGTTCATCCTCGTCGAAACACCTGACCACCAGCACCTCGCGTACACCGAGTCGCAGCGCGGTAGCCAGTGGGTCTCCGACCCAAATGAGGTGTCCATCCTGGCGCGCAAATATGCGATGCTGCGGACGCAGGCCCTCACCATCGAGGACTCAAGACGCCTGCTGGATCGTCTGCTAGGAGAGCCATGA
- a CDS encoding DUF397 domain-containing protein: MSTALQWFKSSYSSSEGGACLEVATTPRTIHIRDSKNPAETGPTLQVTPSAWAAFLATA; the protein is encoded by the coding sequence ATGAGCACCGCACTTCAGTGGTTCAAGTCGAGCTACAGCAGCAGCGAAGGCGGCGCTTGCCTCGAAGTCGCCACCACCCCCCGCACCATCCACATCCGCGACTCCAAGAACCCGGCAGAAACGGGCCCCACCCTCCAAGTGACCCCTTCCGCCTGGGCCGCCTTCCTCGCAACCGCCTGA
- a CDS encoding DUF4253 domain-containing protein, with translation MASLPNPLPTLDSLELGLPPGKLLGTTLWLADAPAQPGDWTTYQQGPPAVGLLPVLIDVGAGHGGPEVWELAPGEMSYPGDHDPEEILSDFWEECCAGEAGDWPGLAAPLAAQGTPDAVAADVVDSLLAGGGPLKDPRPALVPARRSADIPTTIGWLGPTNYADDTALLSAVLRSWEDRFGIRVVALGFDQLLVSVAAPPTTLDDALAVAAEHFAFCPDNIWQSADTTLQAYAERQLLNQPAWHFWWD, from the coding sequence ATGGCAAGCCTGCCCAACCCTCTGCCCACGCTGGACTCCCTCGAACTCGGGCTGCCGCCGGGCAAGTTGCTCGGCACCACACTGTGGCTCGCGGACGCCCCCGCGCAGCCCGGTGACTGGACGACGTACCAGCAAGGGCCGCCCGCGGTCGGTCTTCTCCCCGTCCTCATCGACGTCGGCGCGGGCCACGGCGGGCCGGAGGTATGGGAGTTGGCGCCCGGGGAGATGTCGTATCCCGGCGATCACGACCCCGAGGAGATCCTGTCGGACTTCTGGGAGGAGTGCTGCGCGGGCGAGGCCGGTGACTGGCCCGGCCTCGCGGCCCCGCTCGCCGCGCAGGGCACCCCCGATGCCGTGGCCGCCGACGTCGTCGACTCGCTGCTGGCCGGCGGGGGCCCGCTCAAGGACCCCCGTCCCGCCCTGGTCCCGGCACGCCGCAGCGCGGACATCCCGACCACGATCGGCTGGCTGGGGCCGACGAACTACGCCGACGACACGGCCCTCCTCAGCGCGGTCCTGCGCTCGTGGGAGGACCGCTTCGGCATCCGCGTCGTAGCGCTCGGCTTCGACCAGCTGCTGGTGTCCGTCGCCGCCCCGCCCACGACCCTCGACGACGCACTCGCCGTGGCCGCCGAGCACTTCGCCTTCTGCCCGGACAACATCTGGCAGAGCGCCGACACCACGCTCCAGGCCTACGCGGAACGCCAGTTGCTCAACCAGCCCGCGTGGCACTTCTGGTGGGACTGA